In Nomascus leucogenys isolate Asia chromosome 3, Asia_NLE_v1, whole genome shotgun sequence, the genomic window TTGAGATACTTTTGAGACAACCATGTGGAGATGCAGAGTATATGTTGGTTACACTGGTCTGGAGCTTGGAAGTCCTGACTGTGATTTGTCTGAGTCTTCGGAAAAACCATGTCTTTAAATCACTACACTGTAGTTGAGAGAGGTTAAAATTATCAACAAATAAGAGTCAGGATTGAACTCTGGTCTTCTGGGCATACAGTTCATGCTGTCTCCACTCTACTACCTTGCTCTACAGAGCATTCCTAAAAGTTCTTACTGATCCCAGTCACAAAGGGCCGACAATCAAGACATGAAACTGAAGACCTGTGTAAAATCCCCAACCATTTAACACTGtaaatgaacttaaaaaaaaaacccaactaaataaaaaacaagtcaTTTGTCTTTTCTAAATTAGAATAGTGAGCTGAGAGGAACTGAAGAAAAGCAGCACTGGAGAGAGGAGGCAGTGCCTATAAATGGGTTTTCATGGAATGCCTTCtttctgtatatgtatgtgtacaaagcttttacttttcttaagTAAATTCAGAGACTATAAGACATACtcatgttgaaaaaataaaaaacacttccTAGAGCCAAATACAAATGACCTTTCAGATTATTTAATGCTTTAGTTTTCACTGTCACCACTGTTTCCTACTTGATAATGGGACATTGACCACCTAGCTGTCACTTGCTTTCAGTTTCCATCACAGAGCACATGTGGGTTGATCCGTAAGCAACTCACGCATCCTTTTGGAGGTGCAGAAGAATGGGGCACATACAATTATGTTGTATTTTGACAACCTAAGTTCCTCCTTCATTTTCAGTGTAAGAATAGGAGACCAAAACAGCTTTTGGAAATTGTTGAttcagtttttaaagataatagcTGTTCTAAGACACTAAACACCACTTACACTACCCATTTCGAGGGCACTAAAAGGGTCCTCTGAAGTCCTTGATTTTATTTAAGTGAAGCATAAATGAATATTGTAATGCAAAGGACAATCAGTAACAGTAGAAGCATTACCCACAAGTAAGATTGATTCTTTCAAGTAGTTTAGACCACTTACCAGGATGAAAAGCTGATTTTtcaattactattattaataattaatattggAGGGCCCATGAAGTAAACCTGAAGGAGGCTGGtcatttgaattttaatatattttaaaactgtattttgaaggtagaaaatGCATCTTATTGAGTTGTGATAATGgattggcatttttttcttaacatttccgTAGTCAACCTTCTTCCATAGTAATTAGAAAAGAGAGAGGCATAAACTAACAGcacttattttcatattaaaaagcACTGCATTTGTAAAATACTCctgttttcaattatattttcccTATGTTTACACTTAAATTAGTTTTTAGTTTCTAAATGTAAGTTGGGGTCATAAGGAGGCAATTCAGGGACATCTTAGGTGTCAAACAGAAGTAGATCAGAGATTTATGGCTAATAAAGAGTTCATATTAAAGTAGTAATTCTAAAGGCATTATGCTACAATCAACCTGAAGGAAACTTACAAATGATTACacacagcaaaattaaaaaactaatctGGGCTTgggacagtggctcacccctgtaatctcagcactttgggaggccaaggtgggcagatcacttgagccccggagaccagcctgcgcaacatgacgagaccctgtctctataaaaagaaaattagctgaatgtggtggcatgtgcccatggtcccagctaccagaaggctgaggtgggaggattgcttgagccagggaggctgaggctgctgtgagctgtggtcatgccactgccctctagcctggatgaaagagtgagaagctgtctcaaaacaataacaacaaaaaactaatctCCTTCCAATAATCCACCAGAGTGGAgattgcctttgtttttttttttttttttttttttttttgagacggagtctcgctcagtcacccaggctggagtgcagtggcgcgatctcggctcactgcaagctccgcctcccgggttcacgccattctcctgcctcagcctctccgagtagctgggactacaggcgcccgtcaccgcgcccggctaattttttgtattttagtagagacggggtttcactgtggtctcgatctcctgacctcgtgatccgcccgccttggcctcccaaagtgcctttGTTTTTTATATACCGCAAAATGATTAGTAAAATTAATCTGAAGAAAATATAATCACCTAAATGTGTATGTAGTTCAGGGTACATAACACAGGTGAGTTTCAAATGTGTTTAACTCAAAAtcttaataatatatttcaatgttttagagcagagcttctcaaactttttggtgtTGGGATCTCTTAAtggtcttaaaaattattaagaacatcaattatatgtttatatggaTTTTAACTACTGATAattaccatattagaaattaaaatggagaaattttagaaatatttaattcaattaaaaacaataagcCCATTACATGTTAAAGTACagaacatttttatgaaaaaataattgtattttctaaaacaacaaagtggtgtctttttatatttttgcaattctCTTTAACAGAAGACAACTGGATTTTGCATTTACTCCTCAATTAACTCTGTTTTGGTTGAGTAGTGAAGAAAATCCAGCCTCACCCACCTATGTAGTTGGAAAAAGGAGAAGTACTTGAATAGCCTTTTCAGGTAATTGTGGGTAGTCTTCTTTTATATTATACCAACACTTGACAAGTCTACTTTCTTAAAAGTTGGttgtgtaggccgggcgcggtggctcacgcctgtaatcccagcactttgggaggccgaggcgggcggatcacgaggtcaggagatcgagaccatcctggctaacacggtgaaaccccgtctctactaaaaatacaaaaaattagccgggcgaggtggcgggcgcctgtagtcccagctactcgggaggttgaggcaggagaatggcgtgaaccccggggggcggagcctgcagtgagccgagatcgcgccactgcactccagcctgggcgacagccagACTCCGCTTCAAAAAAAAGGTTGGTTGTGTAATATAAAACTACATAACTGAATTAACTTTACCTACTCTATTATAGTAATATTCATTGGTCTATCCACTTTCAACGGATCATTTACCCACTAATGATTTTTAACATCATCcgttggtcatttggaaaatagcaGCTCACTGAATTAAGCAGATCTTCTCAGTGTCAACACTGAGAAGACATTTTGTCAACACAGTGGAAAAGGCCATAACAACTTAGTATTACTATGACAATAGTTTTGACTTCATTGAATCCTGAAAGGATCCTGGGGCTTCAAAAGGATCTGCAGACCACACTTAGACAAGCGCCATTCAGAATCACTGTGGGGACTCAAGAGAACCTAAATGACTCTCCCGGTGCAGGAGAACATGCACACTTTGAAATCATTCCAGAGGATTCTGACGCTTACCCTGCTTGGTGCAGAACTTAGCGAGTGCACCCTGTTTAAGAGAACAGTACACTAAAATctcttacaaaagtaaaaaagtgGTTTCCCTAAGTACTTAGCCAGATACATAAAAGTGTTCTTCAAATTCCTATCTTTGAATACTGAACTTTCTTAAAGTGACACTCAAAGGCATGTGATGCATACCTCAAGCATGTGAACTGGGGGTTATGAGTTCGAGCATAAATATGAGCCTCCAAGTTGACTTCTAAAATGGATCTACATATCTTGGGCTGCCAACTCCTCGTAAGGGTTCTGTGGCTACTGATTCCATATCTTAATGGCTCTATCAGCATTGTAAAAATACTGAATCTTATTTACTATCAATTCgaagtaatattttaattatttaatagttTAATTTGCTAGTACAAATTATAACCTACTTGAGCATAAAGAAcgttttataaatattcttggTCTAATGCTtagaatgtttacattttttttttcttcagggaaATAAAAACGTTCAGTTACCTTTTAGGTTTTCAGAGTCATGTTTGGAGAGCCAAAGAGcataagaaaataggaaaagcGATGATAAATGACCTTTCCCAGATGCATTTGGTACTGTACggtaaaaaaaattaccagcaaACCAGTTCTTTCAATCTACCTTTCCTGTGCAGGCTGGTGCCACGGGACTTGCCCAGCTTTTCCAAGTTCCTACAGGGAAAGGTGAGTGGGGCTAGGGATGAAGCACCAAGAAACAGTAAGAGCTGGCAGGACAGTCCCCACCTCTAAAGCTGCTGATCCCAGGCCGATGCTACAGATGAGCTTTAGatatttccttctctattttgCAAGTCTCAAATTGGGGAAAGCACATCCACTTACTCATGGACACGCTGTGGGTACTTGAAATCACAGGATTACAAGGTAGATCTCTTTATGGGGTTGGggtgaatacattttcttttctaatagagATGTGGGGTCCATGTTActtaggttggtcttgaactcttggcttcaagcaatcctccagccttggcctcccaaagtgctgggattgtaggcgtgagccactttgcctagccatgaacacatttttctattattttatattatcttataAAAGTGCAGATTTTGGAGGTTACTGAAAAGTTGATATTAAAGTTTAAGATAAAAAAGCAGGTGTCACCGTGGCAGCTTTTATTCTGTAACTTAAAACATGATTAGTGTTTATTCTCTGCTGCTAGTGGTAGAGGTTGCTGAGCATCAACGTATTTACATCCCTTTTGAAGAGAAGCTTTAAAACTGGCAAGTATGCACTTGGACTGTAGGACAAAAGTTTTAGGGGTGTAGACTACACTCCACTGTAGTGTAGACTGCTCCTCCACTGTTGACTATCAGTGGCACCGGCATATCACTTCTTGTACTTACGATGGCTTCAATAACTGGACAATTCTTTGTTTAGCAAATAAACCACaagtttattaaataagaaatgccCAGTTTAAAAGGATGTCCTATTAGTGGTAAATTACTATGCCTTTAAAAACTGCCTTCTTgtccaggagcggtggctcacccctgtaatcccagcactttgggaggccgaggcgggaggatcacttgagcccagggagttcaagaccgtcttgggcaacatagcgagacccctgtctcttattaaaaagaaaaaaatgacctttTAACAGTTTCAAAACATCCTGGATACACACCAAGATCATTCAGAATGCAGTGGAATTTACCTTACCAATTTATAATTTTGGTTTGTGATAAATCAGTCAAATGAGAATTAAAATGGCACAGTCCCAATTCTCTATTAAAGGTTCAGGATACTCCCACACTAAAACGCTGCTGCTGTGTACAACTCGCCCTGGCGCTCCAACGGGGTTGGCATAGATGATTTACATTAGCAAGGACAGGGCAGCGCATTTAAGTAAACCCAGAGCACCCCTGGAGTTCTGATAATTCTGACCTTCATTATGCTTTATTTTACTAAAACAATACCCTGATAAAATGAATAGAATCAAGGCTCACAAACTCAGTGGGCCCACTGTATGATGAAAGAGCTAATGAACAATGCAGCTGGGGGAGGCGGGGAGCGAGAGCCGGGTTATATCCCCAAGGCATAATTAGGAGTTCACGTATTCGGGTGGAAGTTCCTGCAGTAAAAGGCGTAGCTGCAGCTTCTCCCCACCCAGGCACTCGCCTGCTCTGCTACCCTCGCTTCTTTATTGCCTCTTTTACTACCAGCGAAAAGCGGCAAAACCCAGCTTCCTTTGCAGCTTCTGGCTAAACAGTTCTCTCTTGCGGCTTTGTTTAAACAAGAACGGTTTAAGGGTTTCGCTACACCGAGAAAACGACGCCGGCCCCGGGAAGCAGCCTCCCCGCCTTGGAGTCCGGTCAGGGCGTGAGGGCCGCGCGGGTCCCACGCCCCGAGGATAAGCAGCCGAAATCACAGCGCGCTCAGGGCCAAACCGGGCTGTATCGCAGCCGCAGATGACGCGTCGGGCGGAAGCTGGAGACCGCCGGTTCAACGCGCTCAGTACCCGGGACTGGGGCCCGGCCTGCAGCCGCAGCGAGCGGGCGACAAGGGCGGCGCCACAGAGGCCGACGCGTCCCCCGCCCACCTGAGCGCGCGCTACAGCCACCTCGCCCCACCCGCcccggggcggggccgggggcgcGGCGCCGGGGCCCTCTGGCCCCCTCCGGTCTCGCCGGCCCCGCCCCTGTCCCCGTCCCCGTCCCCGAGGGgctgagggggagggaggggcgaCGCACTCCGGCCGCATTGCACGCTCGCCGCTTCCCTCAGTCCCGCGTGCGCGCGCGCGCTCGCCCCAAGTCCCGCGGAGTTTAACACAATGCCGACGCCTACGCCGTGCGCAACGCCCCGGCCGGCGCAACAGCCCCGGCGCCGGGGGCGGGGGTGGCCCAgacaaggagagagggagagggatgaGCGCGCGCGAGAGCCGGAGACAGCGCGAGAGCCGAGGAGGCCGGAAACGCGCGTGCGCGCCCCCGCCCGCGAGCGGGAGGCGGAGCCGCAGCAGTAGCGGCAGCAGCTGTAGGAGCCGCTGCAGCTGGGAGAAGCGCCAGAGAGGCCGGGCCTGCTCCGGTCGGACCggatccctcccctccccctccctcctccctcccctcccccaaacccacTTCCGCAGCTCGCGGCCTTGCCGCCGAAGCagcagcggcggcagcagcaggaGGCGGCGGCGAGGCGTCGGAAGGATTACGCACCTGACGGGCCCGCCTCTGAGGGCTCCAGCGCGGGACGCTCACCGGCCGCCGCCGCCCAGGGCGCACTTCGTGGTGGCGGCGGGAAGGGAGGGACCGGCCACGGGGAACCGAACGCGAATcgcccccctcccttcctccctccctccgaTCCGCCGCCCGCCCTCTCGGCTTCCGTCCCCTCCCCCTCCCGCAAAACCCCGGATGGAGCCGCCGCCGACTCGCCGCCGCCTGGCTCCGGGGGATGGTTTTGTCAAGCGGCCAGAGCCCCGGCGCCAGGcgcagccgccgccgcccccgccaGGCGCCCCTGCCCTCGCTTCCCAGAACCGGGTCCCGGAGTGGCCCGGGCCCTCCGCCTGCCTGCACCCGGAGCCCTGGGACGAGGGTCATTCGTCGTCTTTGTTGCCACCGCCTCTGCCGGAACCGTTTGCGAGCTCCGGTGGCCCCCGCTCCCCCACCGCCTTCCCGGACCCTGGGCTGGGGGTGGCACGTGGGCACCggccccgggaggcggaggcggtgCGCGCTTACCTGTCGCCGGTGCTGCTGCGGCGGGGGGTGTGGAGGAGGCGCCGCTGGGCAGCCTCGGCCGTGCTGTcctccccgccgccgccgcctctgcctctcgctgctgctgctgctgctgctgccgccgcggTCGGTGTCTccggcgcggcggcggcggcggcggcggggcttTTCCTGTCCGGTTACGTTAAGGTCACATGACCGAGAGAGCGGAGAGACTAGTGCAAAGAGGCTGCGAGCGGCTCCCGCCGGGGGGGAGAGGCGGCGAGAGAGCAGTGGCGGCAAGAGCCCCCTCCGCCCCCCCCCAGCCGCTCCCCTCCccccgcccgcctccgcctcctgctgctctgccgccgccgccgccgccgcctgcaGCACTCCACTGCCGCTCCCACCCAGGCTCCGCGCTCTGCTCCAGCCAAACTTCTGCAGACCATGTGCAGCCGAGGCGAGGAAACTTCTCTCCACCTATTGGGGCTGGAGGCCTGAGTCACAAGCCCCTTGTTTACATAAAGTGTTTAGGTAGGATAACTCCTTGAGATGCTCGGGGTAGAGATGGAGAGCCACTGCTCGTATCCTTCTGCCGGCTTCTGCTTGAGATCTCTTGGCCTTTACCCTTGTCCCTTGATTTTTCGtgtttgttttaatctttaaGACTTGAAATGGAGTGGCCTTTAGAACGGGGTGATACTGTAAACCAGCAGTATCTTTCTGTCACCACTGGTAACTGAAAGTCATGCTGAATTACAGATGCCTGTACTGTGCACAGAGGCAGAGGTGCTTCCTTTTCCTTGCAGATGAGTTGAGAGACGTAAGATGTTTCTGTTAGGGTTGAATTTGATGGTTATTTCAGCAACTTGATTTTCGTTTTTGAAGTTTTGGCCCCCCAAAAATGAAAGTTTGCAACGCATGTTTGTTAAGAACAGTTTATTCTCCTGTTAGGTTTTGGTCTTTGAGGTATGGATTCCAGAGTTGGCTATTCTGTTAGATTTAGAGGTGTGAAAAATCTTTTAACGGGGAGATCGTGAAACATGGAAACATGGCAGGGAAGTTAGAATTTCCTGATggtcatttttaacattttaaagtttactttttggTTGTTGCCATTTTTCTAGAATCCGTGTCTTTTTGGGGGAAGTACAGTTCTTTGAGGACTAGAATTTAATGATTTCTTTACACATCTAGGATTTTTTGAGATTTAGAAAGGATATGGCTTTATTCCTAAGGAAGTGGAGGCAGCAGTTTCGAGGATACTCTGGTTTCAAGGCATGCTAACCTGGTTGTGATGTCTAACCCATTTTGGTTTACACAGTCTGACcactagcacaatgcctggcacagagtttACACATCATTTAAGGCAAGCTTACCATCTTAAGACAATTTAATACATGGAAGTGTCCCTCCTAAGAATCTGAGTTTGATTTAGCAACCCAGTTATACCTGCAGGTACTGATGACTAATTCCTTCTTTGAAGACAAAATAAGCAGCGGCGTAGCTTCAGTAGCTCTCAAATGGATAATAGATTCAGTGTATACTTGCTTTGAACTTTCCTGTTTTTTGATCAGCTAGATAAATGACTTTAGTGGGTAAATGTCTGCCTCCAAAACCAAATTCTGACCCTGATCTAAGTATTCTACTGCACGGCTGTCACTGGAACATCAAAGTTGGCCTTCAGACTGGCATGCCTGGTTCCTTGGATTGGCTTGAGTATTGAGGTCTGTCTCATCTTACTAGGGAACCAAAATGATGTTGATTGTTTTGTAGAGAATCATAATTAGAGATCCGTAGGTTCTTAATTCTTTTGGACTTTCATTCTGAAAATTTTCAACCTTACGGTGTTGGTGGAGTGCTCCTGTGAAGAGTGAAATtgatttaagaaagaataaaagaaaaagtgggcaaaacTAATGCTAAACTTGAGACCATTGGGCAGAAATTTGCCTATGTTTGTAGAGTAATTGGTCTTGAGTCAAAGTAACTACGCTTATTTTTAAGATCACTGAATATTTTTCTAGCGTTACACTCTATATAGTCTTGTAGAAATAAACCCAGGGGTAAGCCCAGAATTTGAATATCAGTCCTAAAGAAAGCCTATCAAGAGCATCCTATTCTCTTCAAGAGCTGCTACTCGAATTTAGGACTGGGCTGGTTTGCTGCTCATTCTCTCGAGGCATAGTCAGCCACACTTGAATTTTGCCAAGTATGCAGATAATTCCAACTTGTAGTCAG contains:
- the LOC115832900 gene encoding basic proline-rich protein-like, with the protein product MPTPTPCATPRPAQQPRRRGRGWPRQGERERDEREPLQLGEAPERPGLLRSDRIPPLPLPPPSPPPNPLPQLAALPPKQQRRQQQEAAARRRKDYAPDGPASEGSSAGRSPAAAAQGALRGGGGKGGTGHGEPNANRPPPFLPPSDPPPALSASVPSPSRKTPDGAAADSPPPGSGGWFCQAARAPAPGAAAAAPARRPCPRFPEPGPGVARALRLPAPGALGRGSFVVFVATASAGTVCELRWPPLPHRLPGPWAGGGTWAPAPGGGGGARLPVAGAAAAGGVEEAPLGSLGRAVLPAAAASASRCCCCCCCRRGRCLRRGGGGGGGAFPVRLR